A genomic segment from Gilvibacter sp. SZ-19 encodes:
- a CDS encoding NifU family protein: protein MTQAEVKQNVEKALDEIRPFLVSDGGDISLIEIADDIVTVKLHGNCVACSVNQMTLKSGVEMTIKKYVPQIQKVVNVD from the coding sequence ATGACACAAGCAGAGGTAAAACAGAATGTAGAAAAGGCCTTGGATGAGATCCGTCCTTTTTTAGTTAGCGATGGAGGAGATATCTCTCTGATCGAGATCGCAGACGATATCGTCACCGTAAAACTACACGGCAATTGTGTTGCCTGTAGCGTTAACCAAATGACCTTGAAGAGCGGCGTGGAAATGACCATTAAGAAATACGTGCCGCAAATTCAGAAAGTGGTTAATGTCGATTAA
- a CDS encoding NAD(P)/FAD-dependent oxidoreductase: MIKTDILIIGAGPTGLFAVFEAGLLKLKCHLIDALPQPGGQCAEIYPKKPIYDIPAFPEILAGDLVDNLMKQIAPFQPGFTLGERADTIEKQEDGTFIVTTNKGTKHQAPVVAIAGGLGSFEPRKPLLDGLDKFEDNGIAYIIRDPEVYRDKKVLIAGGGDSALDWSIFLADVAAEVTLVHRRNEFRGALDSVEKVQELKNQGRIKLITPAEVTALHGEDQLTAVTVTNSNTKEESKIEIDNFIPLFGLSPKLGPIADWGLEIEKNAIKVDNTLDYQTNIPGVYAIGDVNTYPGKLKLILCGFHEATLMCQSAYKRIFPDKRYVMKYTTVGGVEGFDGSKKEAPKAVVKAIE, encoded by the coding sequence ATGATCAAAACCGATATACTCATCATAGGAGCCGGACCCACCGGATTGTTCGCAGTTTTTGAGGCTGGCTTGCTCAAGTTAAAGTGTCACTTGATAGACGCCCTGCCGCAACCTGGCGGACAGTGTGCAGAGATCTACCCTAAAAAACCGATCTACGACATTCCGGCCTTTCCAGAGATCTTGGCCGGAGATCTGGTAGACAATCTAATGAAACAGATAGCCCCGTTTCAGCCAGGCTTTACCTTGGGTGAACGTGCAGATACCATAGAAAAACAAGAGGACGGTACCTTTATCGTAACTACTAATAAAGGCACGAAACATCAAGCTCCTGTTGTTGCCATTGCAGGTGGCTTGGGAAGTTTTGAACCTCGTAAGCCACTATTAGACGGGCTTGATAAGTTCGAAGACAATGGCATTGCTTATATCATACGCGATCCGGAGGTCTATCGCGATAAGAAAGTCCTAATTGCTGGCGGAGGCGACTCGGCCTTAGATTGGAGTATTTTCTTAGCGGATGTTGCTGCGGAGGTTACCTTGGTGCACCGACGCAATGAATTCCGCGGCGCGTTGGACTCCGTAGAAAAAGTACAAGAGCTCAAGAATCAAGGTCGCATAAAACTAATAACTCCGGCAGAGGTAACTGCACTTCATGGCGAAGACCAATTAACTGCAGTAACGGTAACCAATTCCAATACCAAAGAAGAATCCAAAATAGAGATAGACAATTTTATCCCCTTGTTTGGGCTTTCTCCAAAATTAGGCCCCATCGCGGATTGGGGGCTCGAAATAGAAAAGAATGCGATAAAGGTAGACAACACTTTAGACTATCAGACCAACATTCCTGGGGTCTACGCTATAGGTGATGTAAACACTTATCCGGGTAAATTGAAGCTTATTCTCTGCGGATTCCACGAAGCTACTTTGATGTGTCAAAGTGCTTATAAACGAATCTTTCCAGACAAACGTTATGTGATGAAATACACCACCGTTGGTGGCGTAGAAGGTTTTGATGGTAGTAAGAAAGAAGCGCCCAAAGCGGTTGTAAAAGCGATCGAGTAA
- a CDS encoding 2Fe-2S iron-sulfur cluster-binding protein, with amino-acid sequence MSDITIHITDREGTTHEVQAPTDMNMNLMEVVRSYELAPEGTIGICGGMAMCASCQCYVESDHDLPEMGDDEDAMLGQAYFVQDNSRLGCQLHITPDMDGLVVTLAPEEP; translated from the coding sequence ATGAGCGATATCACCATCCACATTACAGATCGTGAGGGAACTACCCACGAAGTTCAGGCACCGACAGACATGAATATGAACCTGATGGAAGTAGTGCGCTCCTACGAGCTCGCTCCAGAAGGAACTATAGGTATTTGCGGAGGAATGGCCATGTGCGCCTCCTGTCAGTGTTATGTGGAGAGCGATCATGACTTGCCAGAAATGGGAGATGACGAGGACGCCATGCTTGGGCAAGCTTACTTTGTTCAAGACAACAGTCGATTAGGATGTCAGCTGCACATAACGCCAGATATGGACGGCTTGGTTGTTACCCTGGCTCCGGAAGAACCTTAA
- a CDS encoding metallophosphoesterase, with product MSTKTRFDRAYKNALVLPFNDSSKFILFSDCHRGDNSFADDFARNRHMYFHAMKHYYKSGFSYIELGDGDELWENRQFEDIYPAHTNVYKLLKEMHKECRFHPIYGNHDMVYKNKSYVEKHLSHYFDPKTGEEVPLFPGITYNEAIILKHETSGQEIFMAHGHQADWWNYLFWKWGRFLVRVLWKPLQVVGIYDPTSPAKNYKELIKVEKRTKKWIRDRDHLMTICGHTHRPRFPEPGETPYFNDGSCVHPRSITGIEIENGSISLIKWQLATDETGVLKIERVLLEGPQLLSDYMIA from the coding sequence ATGTCTACCAAAACCCGTTTTGACCGCGCCTACAAGAATGCCTTAGTGCTTCCATTCAACGACAGTTCTAAATTCATCCTATTTAGCGATTGCCACAGAGGCGACAACAGTTTTGCAGACGACTTTGCCCGCAACAGGCATATGTACTTTCACGCCATGAAACACTATTATAAGAGTGGATTCTCCTACATTGAACTTGGAGATGGTGATGAACTTTGGGAAAACCGTCAGTTCGAAGATATCTATCCGGCACATACCAATGTCTATAAGTTGCTCAAAGAAATGCACAAAGAATGCAGGTTCCATCCTATTTATGGGAACCACGATATGGTATACAAGAACAAGAGCTACGTAGAAAAGCACTTGTCACACTATTTTGATCCAAAGACCGGAGAAGAGGTGCCTTTGTTTCCAGGGATCACCTATAACGAAGCCATTATTTTAAAACACGAGACTAGCGGTCAAGAGATCTTTATGGCCCACGGGCACCAAGCAGATTGGTGGAACTATTTGTTTTGGAAATGGGGACGTTTTCTGGTTCGGGTACTTTGGAAGCCATTGCAAGTGGTGGGTATTTACGATCCGACTAGTCCAGCGAAAAATTATAAGGAACTCATTAAAGTGGAGAAGCGCACCAAGAAATGGATCCGCGATCGTGACCACTTAATGACCATCTGCGGACATACCCACAGACCAAGATTTCCAGAACCTGGAGAAACGCCATATTTCAATGATGGAAGTTGCGTACACCCGAGGAGTATAACCGGTATCGAGATAGAAAATGGCAGTATTTCATTGATCAAATGGCAATTGGCCACCGATGAAACTGGCGTCTTAAAAATTGAAAGGGTACTGTTAGAGGGGCCGCAGCTCTTGTCTGACTATATGATAGCTTAA
- a CDS encoding acyl-CoA dehydrogenase family protein, whose product MKPDLFEAPDYYQVDDLLTEEHKLVRDAAREWVKRDVSPIIEDYAQRAEFPNQIIGGLAEIGAFGPYIPEEYGGAGLDQISYGLIMQEIERGDSGVRSTASVQSSLVMYPIYKYGTEEQRKKYLPKLASGEFMGCFGLTEPDHGSNPGGMTTNYKDMGDHYLLNGAKMWISNAPFADVAVVWAKNEEGRIHGLIVERGMEGFSTPETHNKWSLRASATGELIFDNVKVPKENLLPNKSGLGAPLGCLDSARYGIAWGAIGAAMDCYDTALRYSKERIQFGKPIAAFQLQQKKLAEMITEITKAQLLTWRLGVLRNEGRATSAQISMAKRNNVDMAINIAREARQMLGGMGITGEYSIMRHSMNLESVITYEGTHDIHLLITGLDITGENAFK is encoded by the coding sequence ATGAAGCCCGATCTTTTTGAAGCTCCGGATTATTACCAAGTAGACGATTTATTAACCGAAGAACACAAGCTTGTGCGCGATGCTGCCCGCGAATGGGTAAAGCGAGATGTTTCTCCAATTATTGAGGATTACGCACAACGCGCCGAATTCCCGAACCAGATCATAGGTGGTTTGGCCGAGATCGGTGCCTTTGGCCCTTATATCCCTGAAGAGTACGGCGGAGCCGGATTGGATCAGATCTCTTACGGACTGATCATGCAAGAGATCGAGCGAGGAGACAGTGGTGTGCGTTCTACTGCTTCTGTACAATCTTCTTTGGTGATGTATCCTATCTACAAATACGGAACCGAAGAACAACGTAAAAAATATTTGCCAAAACTGGCCTCTGGAGAATTCATGGGTTGTTTTGGACTTACCGAGCCAGATCACGGTTCAAACCCAGGTGGCATGACCACCAACTACAAGGACATGGGAGACCACTACCTGCTAAACGGAGCCAAAATGTGGATCTCTAACGCACCTTTTGCAGATGTTGCTGTAGTTTGGGCTAAGAACGAAGAAGGCCGAATTCACGGACTTATTGTGGAGCGAGGCATGGAAGGTTTTAGTACCCCGGAAACCCACAACAAATGGTCGCTAAGAGCAAGTGCAACTGGAGAATTGATCTTTGACAATGTAAAGGTTCCCAAAGAGAATTTGCTACCTAATAAATCAGGGCTTGGAGCTCCGCTTGGATGTTTGGACTCTGCCCGTTACGGAATCGCTTGGGGTGCCATCGGTGCCGCAATGGATTGTTACGATACTGCGCTTAGATATTCTAAAGAACGTATTCAATTTGGCAAGCCAATTGCTGCCTTCCAATTGCAACAAAAGAAATTAGCCGAGATGATCACCGAGATCACCAAAGCACAGCTTTTAACTTGGCGTTTGGGGGTGTTGAGAAATGAAGGTAGAGCAACCTCTGCTCAGATCTCTATGGCCAAAAGAAACAATGTGGATATGGCTATAAACATTGCTCGCGAAGCACGACAAATGCTAGGCGGAATGGGTATCACCGGAGAGTACAGCATAATGCGTCACTCTATGAACCTTGAAAGTGTGATCACTTATGAGGGAACCCACGATATCCACCTACTGATCACCGGATTGGACATTACCGGAGAGAACGCTTTCAAATAA
- a CDS encoding SRPBCC family protein has translation MAFNFHIDPDIRKAETLPASFYKDPAVFEALKEQVFYKGWQWLGDTSLVALPQSVYPFVLLDGFLTEPMVLTKDNQEDLHLLSNVCTHRGNLVALHPGKAKKLSCFYHGRRFDLAGTFEHMPEFDQTEEFPRPCDNLHRFPLKQYGPFLFGGLEPSFDLQEVFDRINERVGFLPLNDFKFDPTLSKDFLVHAHWALYCDNYLEGFHIPFVHQGLNEVLDYGSYQTVCYEHCNLQIGYTDEATEVFELPEGHIDYGKKVAAYYYWVFPNMMFNFYPWGCSVNVVKPISAERTKVSFLSYVWDPSKLNKGAGAQLEKVEREDEFVVENVHNGLRSKFYKAGRFSPTREQGVHHFHRLLAHFLNRA, from the coding sequence GTGGCATTTAATTTTCACATCGATCCAGATATCCGTAAAGCAGAAACCCTGCCCGCATCCTTTTACAAGGACCCTGCGGTTTTTGAAGCTTTAAAAGAGCAGGTCTTTTACAAAGGTTGGCAGTGGTTAGGCGATACCTCACTGGTTGCTTTGCCACAGTCGGTTTATCCCTTTGTTTTGCTCGATGGTTTTTTAACCGAACCCATGGTACTCACCAAAGACAACCAAGAAGATCTTCATCTGTTGAGCAATGTATGTACACATCGTGGAAATTTGGTAGCCTTACACCCTGGGAAAGCTAAGAAACTGAGCTGTTTTTACCACGGACGTAGGTTTGACCTTGCTGGTACTTTTGAGCATATGCCAGAATTCGATCAGACCGAAGAATTTCCAAGACCTTGCGATAATCTGCATCGGTTTCCACTAAAGCAGTATGGACCTTTCCTTTTCGGCGGATTAGAACCGAGCTTTGACCTGCAAGAGGTGTTCGACCGTATTAACGAGCGCGTTGGCTTCTTACCTCTAAATGATTTTAAATTTGACCCAACCCTTAGCAAAGACTTTTTAGTACACGCGCACTGGGCCTTATACTGTGATAATTATTTAGAAGGCTTTCATATTCCCTTTGTCCACCAAGGATTGAACGAAGTTCTAGACTATGGCAGTTACCAAACCGTCTGTTACGAGCACTGTAATTTACAAATAGGTTACACCGACGAGGCCACTGAGGTCTTTGAGCTACCAGAAGGACACATCGACTACGGCAAAAAAGTGGCTGCATATTACTATTGGGTTTTCCCGAATATGATGTTCAATTTTTACCCTTGGGGCTGCTCGGTCAATGTGGTGAAACCTATAAGTGCCGAGCGCACCAAAGTCTCTTTCTTGAGCTATGTCTGGGATCCATCAAAACTAAATAAAGGCGCAGGAGCCCAATTGGAAAAGGTGGAACGAGAAGACGAATTCGTGGTAGAGAATGTACACAATGGTCTAAGGTCTAAATTTTACAAAGCCGGAAGATTCTCGCCTACACGAGAACAAGGCGTGCATCATTTTCACCGTTTATTGGCCCATTTTCTGAATCGCGCCTAA
- a CDS encoding amino acid permease, translated as MATATQKIGLLTTTAFVVGNMIGSGIFVLPATLAKYGSISLLGWIFTAAGAIVLAKIFANLSKLVSNQSGGPYVFARAGFGDFIGFLVAWGYWISVWVVNAGIAVAIIGALSVFFPSLEENALLSVFIGLAFIWFFTWINIRGVKLSGKFAVVTTAFKLLPLILIIIVGAFYFDLDNFPAFNNSEATDLDAFSAVSTLTLFAFLGIETATIPAENIKHPDKTISKATLLGTVIATLVYVLGTVILFGLLPADQLADSPAPFAEAGAVIAGETGAYFIAGGATIAAIGALNGWTLVVGQLPMAMARDNMFPKAFVKKNSKDAPYLGLILGGLLSSAIMLMNFSESLVDQFEFIALLTTLCCLVPYLFVAAAYVLITRKKGLFAEKNIQIGTLAVLGVIYSVWAIYGSGAETVFYGTFLLIAGLPVFGWMKYKQGKSV; from the coding sequence ATGGCAACAGCTACTCAGAAAATAGGCCTTCTCACCACTACTGCTTTTGTGGTCGGAAACATGATCGGTTCTGGCATATTCGTGCTGCCGGCCACCTTGGCAAAATACGGTAGTATAAGCCTTTTAGGTTGGATCTTTACAGCAGCAGGAGCCATAGTATTGGCCAAGATCTTTGCCAATCTGAGTAAGCTTGTAAGTAATCAAAGCGGTGGACCTTATGTGTTTGCAAGGGCAGGTTTTGGGGACTTCATTGGCTTTTTGGTGGCCTGGGGTTATTGGATCTCGGTTTGGGTGGTCAATGCTGGGATAGCCGTTGCAATTATTGGCGCACTTTCGGTCTTCTTTCCGAGTTTAGAAGAGAACGCCCTGCTATCGGTTTTTATAGGCCTTGCCTTTATCTGGTTCTTCACTTGGATCAATATTCGAGGTGTAAAACTCTCCGGAAAGTTTGCCGTGGTCACCACTGCTTTTAAGCTGCTGCCTTTGATCTTGATAATAATTGTGGGAGCCTTTTATTTTGACCTTGACAACTTTCCTGCATTCAATAATTCTGAGGCTACAGATCTTGACGCCTTCTCGGCAGTTTCCACGCTGACCTTGTTTGCATTTTTGGGTATAGAAACTGCTACGATACCTGCCGAGAATATAAAACATCCAGATAAGACTATTTCTAAAGCAACGCTATTGGGTACTGTGATAGCTACCTTAGTTTACGTTTTGGGCACTGTCATTCTCTTCGGATTGTTACCTGCCGATCAACTGGCAGATTCGCCCGCTCCCTTTGCGGAGGCTGGAGCTGTAATAGCTGGCGAGACAGGGGCTTATTTTATTGCTGGCGGAGCTACGATAGCTGCTATTGGAGCTTTGAATGGTTGGACCTTGGTAGTAGGACAATTGCCTATGGCTATGGCCCGAGACAATATGTTTCCGAAGGCTTTTGTAAAAAAGAACAGCAAAGATGCTCCCTATCTCGGCTTGATCTTAGGAGGCTTGCTCAGCTCTGCAATAATGCTGATGAATTTCAGTGAGTCCTTGGTCGATCAATTTGAGTTCATTGCCCTGCTAACTACCCTCTGTTGTCTGGTGCCATACCTCTTTGTGGCAGCGGCTTATGTACTCATTACTAGAAAAAAAGGCTTGTTTGCCGAAAAGAATATTCAAATAGGGACACTTGCTGTTCTCGGTGTGATATATTCTGTCTGGGCTATTTATGGCTCCGGAGCGGAAACGGTCTTTTATGGAACCTTTTTACTTATTGCAGGTTTGCCTGTTTTCGGTTGGATGAAGTACAAACAAGGCAAAAGCGTATAA
- a CDS encoding tRNA1(Val) (adenine(37)-N6)-methyltransferase — translation MQPFKFKQFTVAQDRAAMKIGTDGVLLGAWTQIDHEADSILDIGAGTGIIALQMAQRSAAMTIDAIEIDDAAYEQCTENFEAAPWADRLFCYHAGLLEFTQEIDDQYDLIVSNPPFFTADYKSGDEQRDQARFADALPFDHLVICAAKLLADKGSFAVVIPFNAADEFVALAAQVGLNLYRRCDVQGRPETPAKRSLLQFTKLQKSLEQTSLIIETERHQYTEQYIDLVKDFYLKM, via the coding sequence ATGCAACCCTTCAAATTCAAACAATTCACTGTTGCCCAAGACCGTGCCGCCATGAAAATCGGCACTGACGGAGTGCTGCTCGGAGCTTGGACACAGATCGACCATGAAGCGGATTCCATACTAGACATTGGAGCCGGCACCGGAATTATTGCCTTGCAAATGGCCCAGCGCAGTGCAGCGATGACCATAGATGCAATTGAGATCGATGATGCCGCTTATGAACAATGCACCGAAAACTTTGAAGCCGCCCCTTGGGCAGATCGCTTGTTCTGTTACCATGCCGGCCTTTTGGAATTTACCCAAGAGATAGATGATCAGTACGATCTAATAGTAAGCAATCCACCATTTTTTACCGCAGATTATAAATCTGGCGACGAGCAACGCGATCAGGCGCGCTTTGCGGATGCCCTGCCTTTTGATCATTTGGTTATTTGTGCTGCTAAACTTTTGGCAGATAAAGGCAGTTTCGCGGTCGTGATACCTTTTAATGCTGCGGATGAATTTGTCGCTCTTGCTGCACAGGTTGGATTGAACCTTTACCGTCGCTGTGACGTACAAGGACGGCCTGAAACTCCAGCAAAACGCAGTTTGTTGCAATTCACTAAGCTGCAAAAATCCCTCGAACAAACATCTTTGATCATAGAGACTGAGCGTCATCAGTACACTGAGCAGTATATCGATCTGGTAAAGGATTTTTACCTAAAAATGTAA
- the rimM gene encoding ribosome maturation factor RimM (Essential for efficient processing of 16S rRNA) — translation MRKEDCFFLGKIVKKYSFKGELLVTLDTDEPEMYTEMESVFVELHHNLVPFFIESISLHKSRMLRIQFEDVYSEEDADALLGSDLYLPLDLLPPLEGNKFYFHEIIGFTIKDLKHGDVGTLTAVNDQTAQDLFVIDANGTEVLIPINDAFIKEVNRDQQFILLDTPEGLIDLYLEG, via the coding sequence ATGCGCAAGGAAGACTGTTTCTTTCTCGGTAAAATCGTAAAAAAATACAGTTTTAAGGGCGAGCTCTTAGTCACTTTAGACACAGACGAACCCGAAATGTATACAGAAATGGAATCAGTGTTTGTGGAATTGCACCACAATCTGGTTCCATTTTTTATTGAGTCTATTAGCCTGCACAAATCGCGCATGTTGCGCATTCAATTTGAGGATGTCTATAGCGAAGAAGATGCCGATGCCCTGCTGGGGAGCGATCTTTATTTACCCTTAGACCTATTACCTCCACTAGAAGGGAACAAATTCTACTTTCACGAGATCATTGGTTTTACTATTAAAGACCTCAAGCATGGTGATGTCGGCACGCTTACTGCGGTCAATGATCAAACTGCGCAAGACTTGTTTGTCATTGATGCCAACGGAACCGAAGTGTTGATCCCTATTAACGATGCCTTTATAAAGGAAGTGAATAGAGACCAGCAATTTATTTTGCTCGACACTCCCGAAGGCCTTATTGATCTTTATTTAGAAGGCTGA
- a CDS encoding 30S ribosomal protein S16 — MPVKIRLQRHGKKGKPFYWIVAADSRAKRDGRFLEKLGTYNPNVNPAEINLNVDGAVQWLQNGAQPTDTARAILSYKGALLKNHLMGGVAKGALTEEQAEAKFNAWVEEKAKAVSQKEASIADAKAKAKAEALAAEKAVNEARIAASAEAEGEEVAEEAAAEADAAKEEE; from the coding sequence ATGCCTGTTAAAATCAGATTACAGAGACACGGTAAGAAAGGAAAGCCTTTTTACTGGATCGTAGCCGCGGATTCTCGCGCAAAAAGAGACGGACGTTTTTTGGAGAAGTTGGGAACTTACAACCCTAATGTAAACCCTGCAGAGATCAACCTAAATGTTGATGGTGCTGTTCAGTGGTTGCAGAATGGTGCTCAACCAACCGATACGGCTCGTGCTATTCTTTCTTACAAAGGCGCTTTGCTAAAGAATCACCTAATGGGTGGTGTAGCTAAAGGAGCTTTGACTGAGGAGCAAGCAGAAGCTAAATTCAACGCTTGGGTAGAAGAAAAAGCCAAAGCGGTAAGCCAAAAAGAAGCAAGCATTGCAGATGCTAAGGCCAAGGCCAAAGCAGAAGCACTAGCTGCTGAAAAGGCTGTGAACGAAGCTCGTATTGCTGCATCTGCAGAAGCAGAAGGTGAAGAAGTTGCCGAAGAGGCTGCTGCAGAAGCCGATGCTGCTAAAGAAGAAGAATAA
- a CDS encoding DUF6252 family protein, with protein sequence MQRIALFALVVFTLFSCEDIQDNNAIIQGNANDVFLKGGAVATRFDDGTVVIAGATDSEELNITLTSAAIGTYTFGPGSSNGAVYTDGSGESYSTSTALGNGEAIISESNSTDNTISGTFTFNAHTFALQDTLNFSRGVFFKVPVIGGTGLADDPGVAQGMSATINGAAFEAVTVEGQNITGFIVINGSEGTQSISLRFPNLVGPGDYDLALGEFEATYGLDGVASAATSGTLTIISNNTGTGEIQGTFSIAGDGFEITDGAFAVIY encoded by the coding sequence ATGCAAAGGATTGCCCTATTCGCCCTTGTTGTTTTTACACTTTTTTCGTGTGAGGATATTCAGGACAACAATGCTATCATCCAAGGAAACGCTAATGATGTCTTCTTAAAAGGAGGTGCGGTTGCAACTCGCTTTGACGACGGAACGGTTGTTATTGCTGGAGCCACAGATAGTGAAGAACTCAACATTACGCTTACTTCGGCAGCTATTGGCACCTATACTTTTGGGCCCGGAAGTTCCAATGGTGCGGTATACACCGATGGGAGTGGAGAGTCTTATTCTACCTCAACTGCTTTAGGCAATGGAGAGGCGATAATCTCCGAAAGCAATTCTACAGACAATACTATTTCTGGAACCTTTACTTTTAATGCACATACGTTTGCACTACAAGACACCCTAAATTTTTCTCGAGGAGTCTTCTTTAAGGTGCCTGTAATTGGTGGAACCGGTTTGGCAGACGATCCTGGTGTTGCGCAAGGAATGTCAGCTACAATTAATGGTGCAGCCTTTGAGGCTGTTACTGTAGAAGGTCAGAATATTACTGGTTTTATCGTTATCAATGGCTCGGAAGGTACACAGAGTATAAGTCTGAGATTTCCCAACTTGGTTGGTCCTGGTGATTACGACCTCGCTCTTGGTGAATTTGAAGCTACATATGGCTTGGACGGAGTGGCCAGTGCTGCTACCTCAGGCACATTAACCATAATATCGAACAATACTGGAACAGGAGAAATTCAAGGGACTTTCTCTATTGCAGGAGACGGTTTTGAGATCACAGACGGCGCATTTGCAGTGATCTACTAA